The genomic stretch CGCCGCGGAACAGGCTCAGCACGTGCAGCGGATCGACCCCGCGGGTCCACGCCACGCCGTGCTCGCGGTAGGTGGGGAAGGCCATGTCGTCCGCGGCGAGCGCCCGGCCGGCGCCCACCTGGGCCGCCTCCTGGCCGAGCAGCGACGCCCAGAGCCCCAGCTCGCCCTGCCGCTGCAGGGCGGTGGCCTCGGAGTCCCAGCGACGGACGAGCACCAGGTCCCGGTACAGACCGCGCAGCTCCTCCGCAGTCACGTCGAGGGCGTAGTCGGGGTGCTCGACCCGTTCACCCTCGGGGGTCAGGAGCTGCACGAGATCGGGCTGGTCGGGCAGGTGCGGGGCACCGGCTCCCGGTACGGGGTCGACCACCTCGGTGGTGTGCGACAGCGCGGTCATGCGCGTCCCTCCTCGCCGTCTCGCGGGGCCCGGGGTCTCCGGGCGCCCCGCGCTGGACGTCCTCGCGGGCGCCCGGGTGTGGCGCCGCTCACACATGGTGGCACGCCTGGGCATCGAGCAGCACATCACCACGCGGCCGATCTGCGCAAGATCCATCCCGGGTGCTGCGCACGATGACCGGTACTAGGACGTCCACGCATGTCAGACTGCGCACTGTGACCGCCGGCACGACCCGACTCGACGCCACCGACGCCCGGCTGCTGCTGGCCCTGTCGGAGGACCCGCGGGCCACCGTGCTCTCGCTCGCCCAGACCCTCGGCCTGGCGCGCAACACGGTCCAGTCCCGGCTGGCCCGGCTGGAGTCCGGCGGCGTCCTGGACCCGTTCGAACGCCGGGTCCGCCCCGAGGCCCTCGGCTACCGGCTGGGCGCCTACGTGACCGTGCAGGTGGTGCAGCGCAGCCTGGCCGACGTCGCCGACGCGCTGGCCGCGATCCCGGAGGTCCTCGAGGTGACCGGCCTGTCCGGCGTCGCCGACCTGCTGGTCCAGGTCGTCGCCGTCGACGCCGACGACCTCTGGCGGATCACCGAGCAGGTGCTGGCGATCCCGGGCGTGCAGCGCACCGACACCAACCTCGCGCTGCGCCGCTTCGTCGACCAC from Modestobacter roseus encodes the following:
- a CDS encoding Lrp/AsnC family transcriptional regulator, producing MTAGTTRLDATDARLLLALSEDPRATVLSLAQTLGLARNTVQSRLARLESGGVLDPFERRVRPEALGYRLGAYVTVQVVQRSLADVADALAAIPEVLEVTGLSGVADLLVQVVAVDADDLWRITEQVLAIPGVQRTDTNLALRRFVDHRMAPLLERAAGTD